From a region of the Latilactobacillus sakei genome:
- a CDS encoding UDP-glucose 4-epimerase yields the protein MHKVMVTGCLGQIGSELVAQLRAQNGVDSVIATDIRRPDHNETVESGPFEVLDVTDYDRMLKIATDYQVDTLIHLAALLSAVAEERPQFAWQLNMTGLVNALEVARELDLKFFTPSSIGAFGPSTPKDNTPQDTIQRPTTMYGVTKVSGELLCDYYHTKYGVDTRGVRFPGLISYKTLPGGGTTDYAVDIYYEALRNGHYESFIKEGTYMDMMYMPDAIGAIIKLMNADPERLVHRNAFNITAMSFEPEQIKAAIQKEMPDFEMTYAVDPARQAIADSWPNSIDASCAQAEWDFKPQYDLEAMTKDMLAQLKTRI from the coding sequence ATGCATAAAGTGATGGTAACGGGTTGTTTAGGACAAATCGGATCAGAATTAGTGGCCCAATTGAGAGCCCAAAACGGTGTCGATAGTGTGATTGCAACGGATATTCGGCGACCAGACCATAACGAAACGGTTGAAAGTGGTCCGTTTGAAGTATTAGATGTAACGGATTATGATCGAATGCTTAAAATTGCGACCGATTATCAAGTCGATACACTTATTCACTTAGCGGCATTACTGTCAGCAGTGGCTGAAGAACGGCCACAATTTGCTTGGCAGTTAAATATGACCGGTCTCGTTAATGCATTGGAAGTGGCCCGGGAATTAGATTTGAAATTCTTTACACCAAGTTCAATTGGCGCATTTGGCCCTAGTACACCTAAAGATAATACACCACAAGATACGATCCAACGACCAACAACGATGTATGGCGTAACGAAAGTCTCTGGGGAATTACTCTGTGATTACTACCATACTAAATACGGGGTTGATACACGGGGCGTTCGTTTCCCAGGTTTGATTTCTTATAAGACCTTACCTGGCGGCGGCACGACTGATTATGCAGTCGATATCTACTACGAGGCTTTACGCAATGGCCATTATGAATCATTCATTAAAGAAGGTACTTATATGGATATGATGTATATGCCAGATGCTATCGGGGCCATCATTAAACTGATGAATGCCGATCCAGAGCGCCTGGTTCATCGCAACGCCTTTAATATTACGGCGATGTCTTTTGAACCAGAACAAATTAAAGCCGCGATTCAAAAAGAAATGCCAGATTTTGAAATGACTTACGCCGTTGATCCAGCGCGTCAAGCGATTGCCGATTCATGGCCTAATAGCATTGACGCCAGCTGTGCTCAAGCGGAATGGGATTTTAAACCGCAATATGATTTAGAAGCAATGACCAAGGATATGTTGGCGCAATTAAAAACTAGAATCTAA